From Amycolatopsis sp. YIM 10, the proteins below share one genomic window:
- a CDS encoding TetR/AcrR family transcriptional regulator, which yields MRRTQRDRSAGTKNALVTAARELFAERGYQAVPADEIVRAAGVSRGALYHHYGDKQGLFRAVVEELEQEVTDAIRAEMAAQPDFLSGLAVALTAFLDACARPEVRQISLIDGPSVLGWQAWRELEAQYGLGLIEELVTAAIAHGLFEPRPVKVLAQLVLSAVAEAALMIAYSDDPEATRADAEDALGAWTAGLLRDQNAGPLPK from the coding sequence GTGAGGCGAACACAGCGGGACCGGTCGGCGGGAACGAAGAACGCGCTGGTGACGGCGGCGCGCGAGCTGTTCGCGGAACGCGGTTACCAGGCTGTGCCCGCCGACGAGATCGTGCGCGCGGCCGGGGTGAGCCGGGGCGCGCTGTACCACCACTACGGCGACAAGCAGGGGCTCTTCCGCGCCGTGGTCGAGGAGCTGGAGCAGGAGGTCACCGACGCGATCCGCGCCGAAATGGCCGCCCAGCCGGACTTCCTCTCCGGCCTGGCCGTGGCGCTCACCGCGTTCCTCGACGCCTGTGCCCGGCCGGAAGTGCGGCAGATCTCACTGATCGACGGCCCGTCCGTGCTGGGCTGGCAGGCGTGGCGCGAGCTGGAGGCGCAGTACGGGCTCGGTCTGATCGAGGAACTGGTGACGGCGGCGATCGCGCACGGCCTGTTCGAGCCGCGGCCGGTGAAGGTGCTGGCGCAGCTGGTGCTCAGCGCGGTCGCCGAGGCGGCGCTGATGATCGCCTACTCCGACGACCCGGAGGCCACCCGCGCCGACGCCGAAGACGCGCTCGGCGCGTGGACGGCCGGGTTGCTGCGGGATCAGAACGCCGGGCCCTTGCCGAAGTAG
- a CDS encoding DUF3631 domain-containing protein, whose amino-acid sequence MTAVDTAVTAIDAAIGETGGTCVKCGRSLADSPSDDFCSENCQALWRTEHATVLPGHEVLDRVTAFIRRFNIFPSEHCAPMLALWYAHTHAADHFYVTPRLILSSVEPGSGKTRVLEVAQFLVRSPEMTMSATAAALFRMVNDGPITILFDEVDAIFNPKNGGNTEDLRALLNAGYKRSATIPRCVGDAKAMKVQRFPVYAPAALAGIAGNMPDTITTRAITVHMQRRREDEEVDEFWEEDVEQEAEPLREMLAAWVATVVDKVSKGRPAMPPGVRDRSAEIWRPLIALADAAGAHWPTTARAACSHFVEAANTNRSGGAVRLKLLADLHELFTRHDTDKLTTAEILDALCSLEEADWADLDGKGKALDARRLAKELKPYGVASKDIKQPGGKVTKGYRATGPGGLADAWSRYLPTAATGATSATEQVNEVADTGGVAATRATSGTSPPAQAGIG is encoded by the coding sequence ATGACCGCTGTGGACACCGCCGTAACCGCCATCGACGCGGCGATCGGCGAGACCGGCGGCACGTGCGTGAAGTGCGGGCGCTCGCTGGCCGACTCACCGTCCGACGACTTCTGCTCGGAGAACTGCCAAGCCCTGTGGCGCACCGAGCACGCGACGGTGCTTCCCGGACACGAAGTGCTCGACCGGGTGACCGCGTTCATCAGGAGGTTCAACATCTTCCCGTCTGAGCACTGCGCACCCATGCTCGCGCTCTGGTACGCGCACACCCACGCCGCTGACCACTTCTACGTCACGCCGCGGCTGATCCTGTCCTCCGTGGAGCCGGGGAGCGGCAAGACGCGGGTGCTCGAAGTCGCTCAGTTCCTCGTGCGGTCGCCGGAGATGACGATGTCCGCCACGGCCGCCGCGCTGTTCCGGATGGTCAACGACGGGCCGATCACCATCCTGTTCGACGAGGTGGATGCGATCTTCAACCCGAAGAACGGCGGCAACACCGAGGACCTGCGCGCACTGCTCAACGCGGGCTACAAGCGGTCGGCGACCATCCCGCGGTGCGTCGGCGACGCCAAGGCCATGAAGGTGCAGCGGTTCCCCGTCTACGCGCCGGCCGCGCTCGCAGGCATCGCCGGGAACATGCCCGACACCATCACCACCCGCGCCATCACCGTCCACATGCAGCGGCGGCGCGAGGACGAGGAAGTGGACGAGTTCTGGGAGGAAGACGTAGAGCAGGAAGCCGAACCGCTGCGGGAGATGCTGGCCGCGTGGGTTGCCACCGTCGTCGACAAGGTGAGCAAGGGCCGACCGGCTATGCCGCCCGGCGTCCGCGACCGGTCGGCGGAGATCTGGCGACCGCTGATCGCTCTGGCCGATGCCGCTGGCGCACACTGGCCGACCACCGCGAGGGCTGCCTGCTCGCACTTCGTGGAAGCGGCCAACACCAACCGCAGCGGCGGCGCGGTCCGTTTGAAGTTGCTCGCCGATCTGCACGAGCTGTTCACCCGGCACGACACCGACAAGCTGACCACCGCCGAGATCCTGGATGCGCTGTGCAGCCTCGAAGAGGCGGATTGGGCTGACCTCGACGGCAAGGGCAAGGCGCTCGACGCGCGGCGGCTCGCCAAGGAACTCAAGCCGTACGGCGTCGCGTCGAAGGACATCAAGCAGCCCGGCGGCAAGGTCACGAAGGGCTACCGCGCCACCGGCCCCGGTGGGCTCGCGGACGCGTGGAGCCGCTACCTGCCCACTGCCGCTACCGGGGCTACCTCCGCTACCGAGCAGGTCAACGAGGTAGCGGATACGGGCGGGGTAGCGGCAACAAGGGCTACCTCCGGCACCTCACCCCCGGCTCAGGCTGGCATCGGGTAG
- a CDS encoding AlpA family transcriptional regulator, whose amino-acid sequence MAAKRQHLTIAALCEELEISRRTFYEWRAKKRAPRCIKLPNGEIRVRRIDLDNWLDTCEEAA is encoded by the coding sequence ATGGCTGCCAAACGCCAGCACCTCACCATTGCCGCGCTCTGCGAAGAACTGGAGATCTCCCGCCGCACCTTCTACGAGTGGCGCGCCAAGAAGCGCGCGCCCCGCTGCATCAAGCTCCCGAACGGCGAGATCCGAGTCCGGCGGATCGACCTCGACAACTGGCTGGACACGTGCGAGGAGGCCGCCTGA
- a CDS encoding HNH endonuclease, with translation METGRLATPPTDRIELRFSGTYYFVYQLDSFMSRESILSRAFGDEFSEGLHLYVAPFKRWTTLHLFTEFFIEQVLDEDFDRASNTRYVRRDSCSNQYCPASPAWLLSVDLMKSHGFDVSEATHELGQWAEAGAYCCPPPGDLGTGPDFDICVPEIEGGDYADFVRQLTEEVFFVFFANRSFLYKFNSHLASWVLHSDGQQVLPDEDLFKKTNKSGSTLKRARIPEWAKRAVFFRDRGRCCKCERDLGGAYSPINRVEFDHIVPLAIGGLNDVTNLQMLCKTCNNDKRARRIEPGRVYERWFPMTEQDEYRFVPTLASVVASLTEDGGQDRGDQPDQQAPH, from the coding sequence ATGGAAACTGGCAGGCTGGCAACACCGCCTACCGACCGGATCGAGCTGCGCTTCAGCGGAACCTACTACTTCGTCTACCAACTAGACAGCTTCATGTCTCGCGAAAGCATCTTAAGCAGAGCATTCGGCGATGAGTTTTCGGAAGGGCTACATCTTTACGTTGCCCCCTTCAAGCGATGGACAACTTTGCATCTTTTCACGGAGTTCTTCATAGAGCAGGTTTTGGATGAAGACTTCGACAGAGCTTCGAACACCAGATACGTACGACGCGACTCTTGCTCTAACCAATATTGCCCAGCCAGCCCAGCATGGCTACTTAGCGTAGACCTCATGAAAAGTCACGGTTTCGACGTCTCGGAAGCCACGCACGAACTCGGCCAATGGGCGGAGGCAGGGGCTTACTGTTGTCCACCACCAGGCGATCTCGGAACCGGACCCGACTTCGACATATGCGTCCCGGAGATCGAAGGAGGCGATTACGCCGACTTCGTACGTCAGTTGACCGAAGAGGTGTTCTTTGTATTCTTCGCGAACCGCAGCTTCCTCTACAAGTTCAACTCACACCTGGCGAGCTGGGTACTTCACTCCGACGGACAGCAAGTTCTGCCAGATGAGGACCTCTTCAAGAAGACCAACAAGAGCGGTTCGACGCTGAAGCGTGCCAGGATTCCCGAATGGGCCAAGCGGGCCGTATTCTTTCGAGACAGGGGTCGCTGCTGCAAGTGCGAACGCGATCTCGGGGGCGCCTACAGTCCAATCAACAGGGTGGAGTTCGACCACATAGTTCCCTTAGCCATCGGCGGACTTAATGACGTAACAAATCTCCAGATGTTATGCAAGACCTGCAACAATGACAAGCGGGCGAGACGCATCGAGCCTGGCCGCGTCTATGAACGCTGGTTCCCTATGACTGAGCAAGATGAATACAGGTTCGTACCAACACTGGCCTCCGTCGTAGCTTCTCTCACCGAAGACGGTGGCCAGGACCGCGGGGACCAGCCCGATCAGCAGGCCCCTCACTGA
- a CDS encoding cell division protein FtsK: protein MSTTDESTELAQVHYLPGHPEVLDGELVSAEEFARLTSQKHQAIERYRAYGNTVVATGRVMRTAATHDRTKAALGHGMTVMQGFESWGRRTWDASTLGVYRRQIKAAEAVGNVDEIKEWTDRMEQVKERRHKRLMDLPEMIRGMTRAGLIGLAALVVLVLLIGLLVQLSDAGSFFGVIGGVLGGLRWAFGAIAWAWTPLILVAPYVVSAGVLFAAWREGRRRGQAPSWLATSADADGDVTIDETTIARALSALRIPQVTAYLKEGLPLQFITPARRDGRGTHAIVRLPAGVTAEKVARRRADLATGLHRLSKEVWPTTGSEAGILDLWVADKGALAEGAGPYPLLEDGTVDVFKGVPFGKTLRGEPILAPLMERNTITGGMPGQGKSGAARVIMGGAALDPTAELRIWVPDANFDFEAFRPRCSRYVMGAEDEKIAEILEHLRELHAEVQRRGELLIKYEVPAVTRELASKNVGLHPLFGLLEEAHVAIQHGQYGKEIAQLLVDIVRLGRKRGIHLLVSTQAPTKDSMPRDVTRNCSNGVAFAVGDHVANDALLGQGAYAAGHRATELIPGTDKGTAVVKGFTGERSDIVQVYFLDVAKENDQVTPIIERAMAAVAKRGDLPGGTAPARQIETKRDLLEDISDVLDADPVPAAKVAVLLSNHAPDWPAYRGLTGTRLCTDLAAIGVKVPSSKNRYPVDPVTIREALAKQATADLDDEG, encoded by the coding sequence ATGAGCACCACCGACGAATCGACCGAGCTGGCTCAGGTGCACTACCTGCCGGGGCACCCCGAGGTGTTGGACGGCGAACTCGTCAGCGCCGAGGAGTTCGCGCGGCTGACCAGCCAGAAACACCAGGCGATCGAGCGTTACCGCGCCTACGGGAACACGGTGGTCGCCACCGGCCGCGTGATGCGAACCGCGGCGACGCACGACCGGACCAAGGCCGCACTCGGACACGGGATGACGGTCATGCAGGGCTTCGAGTCGTGGGGACGGCGCACCTGGGACGCATCCACGCTCGGGGTGTACCGGCGGCAGATCAAGGCCGCTGAGGCGGTCGGCAACGTGGACGAGATCAAGGAGTGGACCGACCGGATGGAACAGGTCAAGGAACGTCGGCACAAGCGGCTGATGGACCTCCCGGAGATGATCAGGGGCATGACCCGAGCCGGGTTGATCGGCCTGGCCGCCCTGGTCGTGCTGGTCCTGCTGATCGGCCTGCTCGTGCAGCTCTCCGACGCCGGATCGTTCTTCGGCGTCATCGGCGGGGTGCTGGGCGGACTCCGGTGGGCGTTCGGTGCGATCGCCTGGGCTTGGACGCCGTTGATCCTGGTCGCGCCGTACGTGGTGAGCGCCGGCGTGCTGTTCGCCGCGTGGCGTGAGGGACGCCGGCGCGGCCAGGCTCCGAGCTGGCTCGCCACCTCTGCCGACGCGGACGGAGACGTCACGATCGACGAGACCACGATTGCCCGTGCCCTGTCCGCGCTCCGAATTCCGCAGGTCACGGCGTACCTCAAAGAAGGACTGCCGTTGCAGTTCATCACTCCGGCCCGCAGGGATGGGCGCGGTACGCACGCGATCGTCCGACTTCCTGCCGGGGTCACCGCGGAGAAGGTGGCGCGGCGACGCGCTGACCTGGCGACCGGCCTGCACCGACTGTCCAAAGAGGTGTGGCCGACTACCGGGAGCGAAGCGGGGATCTTGGACCTGTGGGTGGCGGACAAGGGCGCGCTCGCCGAGGGTGCCGGGCCGTATCCGCTGCTCGAAGACGGCACCGTGGACGTGTTCAAGGGCGTGCCGTTCGGCAAGACGCTGCGGGGTGAGCCGATCCTGGCTCCGCTGATGGAGCGCAACACGATCACCGGCGGTATGCCTGGTCAGGGCAAGTCGGGCGCCGCGCGGGTCATCATGGGCGGCGCCGCGCTCGACCCGACCGCCGAGCTGCGCATCTGGGTTCCCGATGCGAACTTCGACTTCGAGGCGTTCAGGCCGCGGTGCTCCCGCTACGTCATGGGTGCCGAGGACGAGAAGATTGCCGAGATCCTGGAACACCTGCGCGAGCTGCACGCCGAAGTGCAGCGACGCGGTGAACTGCTGATCAAGTACGAGGTTCCGGCCGTCACGCGTGAGCTGGCCAGCAAGAACGTCGGGTTGCACCCGCTGTTCGGCCTGCTCGAAGAGGCTCACGTTGCGATCCAGCATGGCCAGTACGGCAAGGAGATCGCGCAACTCCTGGTCGACATCGTCCGGTTGGGCAGGAAGCGCGGCATCCACCTGCTCGTGTCCACCCAGGCGCCGACGAAGGACAGCATGCCGCGCGACGTCACGCGGAACTGCTCGAACGGCGTCGCGTTCGCGGTCGGCGACCATGTGGCGAACGACGCGCTGTTGGGGCAGGGCGCCTACGCGGCCGGGCACCGCGCCACCGAGCTGATTCCGGGCACCGACAAGGGGACTGCCGTGGTCAAGGGCTTCACGGGGGAGCGCTCCGACATCGTGCAGGTCTACTTCCTGGACGTGGCAAAGGAGAACGACCAGGTGACGCCGATCATCGAGCGTGCCATGGCCGCGGTTGCCAAGCGCGGTGACCTGCCCGGCGGTACTGCGCCGGCGCGGCAGATCGAGACGAAGCGGGACCTGCTCGAAGACATCTCCGATGTGCTCGACGCCGACCCGGTTCCGGCCGCGAAGGTGGCGGTTCTGCTGAGCAACCACGCGCCGGACTGGCCCGCCTACCGCGGTCTCACCGGCACGAGGCTGTGCACGGACCTGGCAGCGATCGGCGTCAAGGTGCCCAGTTCGAAGAACCGCTACCCCGTTGATCCGGTGACTATCCGTGAGGCCCTGGCCAAGCAGGCGACCGCAGACCTGGACGACGAGGGCTAG
- a CDS encoding tyrosine-type recombinase/integrase, which yields MDTSYNVRIWKIEKYAGKRKTTYRVRWLVSGKKFGDSFETYALADSFRSRLVTASRDGLAFDVVSGLPVSMIRTTETMTWFDFACKYADMKWPDSSPKYRKSLAESLMTITVPMLKGNVPVEPRTLRTALKIAFNTKARDNEHPSEIQHAIAQASRASRRVDELTNPDVLRTLLRALDLRLDGERAAANTVRIRRVTLGNAVDYAIEKKLLTANPLQEVKTKKRKFVLHEVDPKSVVNTMQGRMLLEAVNEVSKQGPRLVAFFGLMYYAALRPEEVTNLSKYNLSLPEKGWGDLHLEGARPEIGREWTDSGTANELAPLKHREKDTGRTVPCPPVLTELLHEHMAKFGTARDGRLFRGAREGGRVGSTVYGRVWAAAREHVFTPEIAAGPLAKRPYDLRHAAVSTWLNGGVEPTRVAKWAGHSLSVLLRVYAKCLDGGEQAARDRVERALEGH from the coding sequence ATGGACACGAGCTACAACGTCCGAATCTGGAAGATCGAGAAGTACGCCGGGAAGCGCAAGACCACCTACCGCGTCCGGTGGCTCGTGAGCGGCAAGAAGTTCGGTGACTCCTTCGAGACCTACGCCCTAGCGGACAGCTTCCGTTCTCGCCTGGTCACTGCGTCACGCGACGGGTTGGCGTTCGACGTCGTAAGCGGGCTGCCCGTCTCGATGATCCGGACCACCGAGACCATGACGTGGTTCGACTTCGCCTGCAAGTACGCGGACATGAAGTGGCCTGACTCATCGCCCAAGTACCGGAAGTCGCTCGCGGAATCGCTGATGACCATCACGGTTCCGATGCTGAAGGGGAATGTCCCGGTCGAACCGCGGACCTTGCGCACGGCACTGAAGATCGCGTTCAACACCAAGGCGCGCGACAACGAGCACCCCAGCGAGATTCAGCACGCGATCGCGCAGGCGAGCCGAGCAAGCCGGCGAGTGGACGAGCTGACCAACCCGGATGTCCTGCGCACCTTGCTCCGCGCTCTCGACCTCCGGCTGGACGGTGAGCGTGCCGCCGCGAATACGGTTCGAATCCGGCGGGTGACGTTGGGAAACGCCGTGGACTACGCGATTGAGAAGAAGCTACTCACGGCGAACCCGCTGCAGGAGGTGAAGACCAAGAAGCGGAAGTTCGTCCTGCACGAGGTCGACCCGAAGTCCGTGGTCAACACGATGCAGGGGCGGATGTTGCTCGAAGCCGTGAACGAGGTCAGCAAGCAGGGACCGCGGCTGGTCGCGTTCTTCGGGCTCATGTACTACGCGGCATTGCGGCCGGAGGAAGTGACCAACCTCAGCAAGTACAACCTGTCGTTGCCGGAGAAGGGGTGGGGAGATCTTCACTTGGAAGGCGCCCGGCCGGAGATCGGTCGGGAGTGGACGGACTCGGGCACGGCGAACGAGCTGGCTCCGCTGAAGCACCGGGAGAAGGACACCGGCCGAACGGTGCCCTGTCCACCCGTGCTCACCGAGCTGCTTCACGAGCACATGGCCAAGTTCGGCACCGCGCGCGATGGCCGTCTGTTCCGCGGCGCACGCGAGGGCGGCCGGGTGGGGAGCACGGTCTATGGCCGCGTGTGGGCGGCAGCTCGGGAACACGTCTTCACGCCGGAGATCGCCGCCGGCCCGCTCGCCAAGCGACCGTATGACCTACGCCACGCCGCAGTGTCGACGTGGCTCAACGGAGGTGTGGAGCCGACCAGGGTCGCGAAGTGGGCGGGGCACAGCCTTTCCGTCCTGCTCCGCGTCTACGCGAAGTGCCTCGACGGAGGCGAGCAAGCCGCCCGAGACCGTGTCGAGCGCGCGCTTGAGGGCCACTGA
- a CDS encoding YajQ family cyclic di-GMP-binding protein, protein MADPSFDVVSKVDRQEVDNALNQASKELATRFDFRGVNAKVAWAGEEAIAIEAETEERALAAVEVFKEKLIKRGISLKAFEADEPALSGKIYKVNGRILQGIASDKAKQIAKFIRDEGPKGVQAQIQGDQLRVSGKKKDHLQEVISALKNKDFEIALQFTNYR, encoded by the coding sequence GTGGCGGATCCCTCATTCGACGTGGTGAGCAAGGTCGACCGGCAGGAGGTGGACAACGCACTCAACCAGGCGAGCAAGGAGCTCGCCACCCGCTTCGACTTCCGCGGGGTGAACGCGAAGGTCGCCTGGGCCGGCGAGGAGGCCATCGCGATCGAGGCGGAGACCGAGGAGCGCGCGCTCGCCGCGGTCGAGGTGTTCAAGGAGAAGCTGATCAAGCGCGGCATCTCGCTGAAGGCCTTCGAGGCCGACGAGCCCGCGCTCTCCGGCAAGATCTACAAGGTGAACGGCCGCATCCTGCAGGGCATCGCCTCCGACAAGGCCAAGCAGATCGCCAAGTTCATCCGCGACGAAGGCCCCAAGGGCGTCCAGGCCCAGATCCAGGGCGACCAGCTGCGCGTGTCCGGCAAGAAGAAGGACCACCTGCAGGAAGTCATCTCGGCACTGAAGAACAAGGACTTCGAGATCGCCCTGCAGTTCACCAACTACCGGTGA
- a CDS encoding exo-alpha-sialidase — MRRVFTGLVLLVSLSVLGSLLSPVQAATADRELLFEGMGSYPRLIRLEHSGTRNGRILAAMTSEDGRGRYAPVFQSDDEGASFRRIGEIRDPEGATGMCCGTLYELPQRVGRLRAGTLLWAASYGQNAGPSRRIALKIWASRNGGRDWEFLSEAARSHNHDGIWEPEFVVDAGGTLWLHFADETEAPQFAQVLNRVGSADGLNWGTKQRTMAIPPHRVRPGMPIVRRLPDRRYYFGYEICNYGTHFCDPYYKISPDGANFGDPGAPGTQITTADRSHFQHAQTVTLFPGGPNGTRLLMVGQIFVRSNGDPLPGNGATLLANDNFGAGPWYELPAPVRVTKPIDHWCPNYSSTLLPVDGGTNVLQIAADLEPDGMCRAYFGKGPAF, encoded by the coding sequence ATGCGCCGCGTGTTCACCGGGCTGGTCCTGCTGGTTTCCCTGTCGGTGCTCGGCAGTCTGCTCAGTCCCGTCCAGGCCGCGACCGCGGACCGCGAGCTGCTTTTCGAGGGCATGGGTTCATACCCCCGGCTGATCCGCCTGGAACACTCCGGCACCCGCAACGGCCGCATCCTCGCCGCGATGACCAGTGAGGACGGCCGCGGGCGGTACGCGCCGGTCTTCCAGAGCGACGACGAAGGCGCCTCCTTCCGCCGGATCGGCGAGATCCGCGACCCCGAGGGCGCCACCGGCATGTGCTGCGGCACCCTCTACGAACTCCCCCAGCGCGTCGGCAGGCTCCGCGCGGGCACCCTGCTGTGGGCCGCCAGCTACGGCCAGAACGCCGGCCCGAGCCGCCGGATCGCGCTCAAGATCTGGGCCAGCCGCAACGGTGGCCGCGACTGGGAATTCCTCTCCGAAGCCGCCCGCTCGCACAACCACGACGGCATCTGGGAACCCGAGTTCGTGGTCGACGCCGGCGGCACGCTCTGGCTGCACTTCGCCGACGAGACCGAGGCCCCGCAGTTCGCCCAGGTGCTCAACCGGGTCGGCTCGGCCGACGGGCTCAACTGGGGCACCAAGCAGCGCACCATGGCGATCCCGCCGCACCGGGTGCGCCCCGGCATGCCGATCGTGCGCAGGCTGCCCGACAGGCGCTACTACTTCGGCTACGAGATCTGCAACTACGGCACCCACTTCTGCGACCCGTACTACAAGATCTCCCCGGACGGCGCCAACTTCGGCGATCCCGGCGCGCCAGGCACGCAGATCACCACCGCCGACCGCAGCCACTTCCAGCACGCCCAGACCGTCACGCTGTTCCCCGGCGGCCCGAACGGCACGCGGCTGCTGATGGTCGGCCAGATCTTCGTGCGCTCCAACGGCGATCCGCTGCCCGGCAACGGCGCCACCCTGCTCGCCAACGACAACTTCGGCGCCGGCCCGTGGTACGAGCTGCCCGCCCCGGTCCGGGTCACCAAGCCGATCGACCACTGGTGCCCGAACTACAGCTCCACCCTGCTCCCGGTCGACGGCGGCACGAACGTGCTGCAGATCGCCGCCGACCTCGAACCGGACGGGATGTGCCGCGCCTACTTCGGCAAGGGCCCGGCGTTCTGA
- a CDS encoding DNA cytosine methyltransferase, giving the protein MNVLSLFSGIGGLELGLERAGMTTVGQVELDPYCRTVLEHHWPEVPRHDDVRTAPAWWRAQPRPAVDLVAGGFPCQPFSQAGRRNGIADERWGWPWMLDVLDAVRPRYVLAENVAALLRDTEAFSIILSDLSDLGFDVEWSVVSACSVGAPHLRRRLFILAHPRGQGLQGLHGPGRSIDLRPAQGPVRRHWPTEPAVARMADGVPRRLVRDPLRALGNAVVPAVTEQIGHLIVRAANEVPERRAA; this is encoded by the coding sequence ATGAACGTGCTGTCGCTGTTCTCCGGCATCGGTGGCCTCGAACTCGGCTTGGAACGCGCGGGGATGACCACTGTGGGCCAGGTCGAACTCGATCCCTACTGCCGCACTGTCCTCGAACACCACTGGCCGGAGGTACCCCGCCATGACGACGTCCGCACCGCGCCCGCCTGGTGGCGCGCCCAGCCCCGCCCTGCCGTCGACCTGGTGGCCGGAGGATTCCCTTGCCAACCCTTCTCCCAGGCCGGTCGCCGCAACGGAATCGCAGACGAACGCTGGGGCTGGCCCTGGATGCTCGACGTCCTTGACGCTGTTCGACCTCGATACGTCCTCGCAGAGAACGTGGCAGCGCTGCTTAGGGACACCGAAGCTTTTTCGATCATCCTCAGCGACCTATCCGACCTCGGGTTCGACGTCGAATGGTCGGTTGTATCAGCGTGCTCCGTGGGTGCCCCACACCTGCGACGACGGCTGTTCATCCTGGCTCACCCCCGTGGCCAGGGACTACAAGGGCTACACGGGCCGGGACGGTCGATCGATCTGCGACCAGCTCAAGGCCCTGTACGGCGGCATTGGCCGACCGAACCCGCGGTGGCTCGAATGGCTGATGGGGTTCCCCGACGCCTGGTGCGAGACCCACTCCGCGCACTCGGCAACGCCGTCGTCCCCGCAGTCACCGAGCAAATCGGGCACCTGATCGTCCGTGCGGCCAACGAAGTACCAGAGCGGAGGGCAGCCTGA
- a CDS encoding bifunctional DNA primase/polymerase, with protein sequence MNTTTASSPMLAWALHFASMGWNVFPLRPNTKKPTGHREADCPRTGRCAEGHWTPERRATTDAELVRSAWADGQRWNIGIATGPSGLVVVDLDVAKPGESGPDGATALAELAAERGGPLPDTYTVTTPTGGRHLYFTSPPGVRLRSTQKHVCANVDTRAWGGYVVAAGSVLPEGGYELADDTEPVPLPAWLVQACAEKPAAVDSAPIQIRSRDTSSYGMAALAGEVKRVRDAEPGSYNGVLSSAAYTIGRKVGAEIIDAAVARAELVAAGETLIGSAHWPPNAREVARVVDAGLAAGAANPVARRKDAA encoded by the coding sequence GTGAACACCACGACCGCAAGCAGTCCGATGCTCGCCTGGGCGCTCCACTTCGCTTCGATGGGATGGAACGTCTTCCCGCTGCGACCGAACACCAAGAAGCCGACCGGCCACCGCGAAGCCGACTGCCCGCGGACCGGCCGGTGCGCCGAAGGGCACTGGACGCCGGAACGCCGCGCGACCACCGACGCCGAACTGGTCCGCTCCGCCTGGGCCGACGGGCAGCGTTGGAACATCGGGATCGCCACCGGCCCGTCCGGTCTGGTCGTGGTGGACCTCGACGTGGCCAAGCCCGGGGAGTCCGGCCCGGACGGTGCGACCGCACTCGCCGAGCTGGCCGCCGAGCGCGGCGGACCGCTGCCCGACACCTACACCGTGACCACCCCGACCGGCGGACGGCACCTGTACTTCACCAGCCCGCCCGGCGTCCGGCTGCGCAGCACGCAGAAGCACGTGTGCGCCAATGTGGACACCCGCGCGTGGGGTGGCTACGTGGTGGCGGCCGGATCGGTCCTGCCGGAGGGTGGCTACGAACTCGCTGACGACACCGAGCCGGTCCCGTTGCCCGCCTGGTTGGTTCAGGCATGCGCCGAAAAGCCCGCAGCGGTCGACTCAGCGCCCATTCAGATTCGCTCTCGAGACACCAGTTCGTACGGGATGGCTGCGCTCGCTGGTGAGGTGAAGCGGGTGCGAGACGCCGAGCCAGGCAGCTACAACGGCGTGCTTTCGTCCGCCGCCTACACGATCGGTCGCAAGGTGGGCGCCGAGATCATTGATGCCGCGGTTGCCCGCGCCGAACTGGTTGCCGCCGGCGAGACGCTGATCGGCTCCGCGCACTGGCCGCCGAACGCACGGGAAGTCGCGCGCGTGGTCGACGCCGGACTGGCAGCCGGCGCCGCGAACCCGGTGGCACGCCGAAAGGACGCGGCCTGA